A portion of the Actomonas aquatica genome contains these proteins:
- the hpf gene encoding ribosome hibernation-promoting factor, HPF/YfiA family, which yields MIQEIPPEVLDEKLIISGIHLDLTDAIKAHVREKVTKLLRHEPQIVRVRIDIEYQETKSRHGQFTAKGRIEIQGPDCIAGETGDDAYAAIDKTVKELDRLLRKRATDRLSKRNHPSGVELDADLPKVD from the coding sequence ATGATCCAAGAAATCCCCCCTGAAGTTCTCGACGAAAAGCTCATCATCAGCGGTATCCACCTCGACCTGACCGACGCCATCAAGGCCCACGTCCGCGAAAAGGTGACCAAACTCCTCCGCCACGAGCCCCAGATCGTCCGCGTCCGCATCGATATCGAATACCAGGAAACCAAGTCCCGCCACGGTCAGTTCACCGCCAAGGGACGCATCGAAATCCAAGGCCCGGACTGCATCGCCGGCGAAACCGGCGACGACGCCTACGCCGCCATCGACAAAACGGTGAAGGAACTCGACCGCCTCCTGCGCAAGCGTGCCACTGATCGTCTCAGCAAGCGCAACCACCCGTCGGGCGTCGAACTCGACGCCGACCTGCCCAAGGTCGACTAA
- the hpf gene encoding ribosome hibernation-promoting factor, HPF/YfiA family translates to MIPSDRSFHRFGERLSATGVHLHLTDAMRHHIVLKAGRLLRHQPRIDWINLEVIHDQTRAADQQFVVKGRVEVKGPDLFASASADDAYKAINQAVSRLDRALRKRATAFEARQRQALAPHWSERASNLSIAP, encoded by the coding sequence ATGATTCCATCCGATCGATCCTTCCACCGTTTCGGCGAGCGCCTCTCGGCGACCGGCGTGCACCTCCATCTCACCGATGCGATGCGCCATCACATCGTGCTTAAAGCGGGTCGATTGCTGCGTCACCAACCCCGCATCGATTGGATCAACCTCGAAGTCATCCACGACCAAACCCGCGCCGCCGATCAGCAGTTTGTGGTCAAGGGGCGGGTGGAGGTCAAAGGCCCCGACCTCTTCGCCTCGGCCTCCGCCGACGACGCTTACAAAGCCATCAACCAAGCGGTCTCCCGCCTCGACCGCGCCCTGCGCAAACGCGCCACCGCCTTCGAAGCCCGCCAGCGCCAAGCCCTCGCCCCTCACTGGTCGGAACGCGCCAGCAACCTCTCAATCGCGCCATAA
- a CDS encoding AEC family transporter codes for MPSYFELLALIVPVFALIAIGSGARWAGWISPDADSSLMKLVVNVLYPALIFDAVLGNAALSDHRNVFWPPLVGFGTMVIGIFGSLAIGRALGFSKGHGLRTFAFAAGIYNYGYIPIPLMTGLFGQESIGVLLVHNVGCEAAVWTVGVIVVSGVSLRESWRKLVSGPVVALLLAAGGNLVGLDEAMPEVVRTVIKSAGVCAIPLGLITIGATLTEYLRKPSQLFSARVTPLACGLRLLVYPAVFLVLAKVLPISPELKRVMLVQAAMPAGIVPILIAKHYGGQPLTAVQVVLGTTAVGLVAIPLWLRFGLGWVF; via the coding sequence GTGCCTTCGTATTTTGAGCTGCTAGCGTTGATTGTGCCGGTGTTCGCGTTGATCGCGATCGGGTCGGGTGCGCGTTGGGCGGGGTGGATTTCACCGGACGCCGACTCGAGTCTGATGAAGCTGGTGGTGAATGTGCTCTATCCGGCGTTGATTTTTGATGCGGTCTTGGGCAACGCGGCGCTGAGCGATCATCGCAATGTCTTTTGGCCGCCGCTGGTGGGGTTTGGCACGATGGTGATCGGCATCTTCGGATCGCTGGCGATCGGCCGCGCGCTCGGATTCAGCAAGGGGCACGGGTTGCGGACCTTCGCGTTTGCGGCGGGCATCTACAACTACGGCTACATTCCGATTCCGCTCATGACGGGATTGTTCGGCCAGGAGAGCATCGGCGTGTTGCTGGTGCACAATGTCGGCTGTGAAGCGGCGGTGTGGACGGTGGGGGTGATCGTGGTATCCGGAGTTTCGTTACGCGAGAGCTGGCGCAAGCTGGTGAGTGGTCCGGTGGTGGCGTTGCTGCTGGCGGCGGGCGGCAACCTGGTGGGGTTGGATGAAGCGATGCCGGAGGTGGTGCGCACGGTGATCAAGTCGGCCGGGGTGTGTGCGATTCCGCTGGGACTGATCACGATCGGCGCGACCTTGACGGAGTATCTGCGCAAACCCTCGCAACTGTTCTCGGCGCGGGTCACGCCGCTGGCGTGTGGCTTGCGGCTGTTGGTGTATCCGGCGGTGTTTCTGGTGTTGGCGAAGGTGTTGCCGATCAGTCCGGAGTTGAAGCGGGTGATGTTGGTGCAGGCGGCGATGCCGGCGGGCATCGTGCCGATCCTGATCGCGAAACACTACGGCGGGCAGCCGTTGACGGCGGTGCAGGTGGTGCTGGGCACGACGGCGGTGGGACTGGTGGCGATCCCGCTGTGGCTGCGGTTCGGGCTGGGGTGGGTGTTCTGA
- the glgA gene encoding glycogen synthase GlgA translates to MPADAPLKILFVSPEVEPFVKVGGLADMVGSLPKDLAAMGHDVRVVCPAYGSLKLSDDWSARNEPLGVDVGAAAHWGRTWVSHLPGSTVPIYCLEHEHLFGRPEVYAGPWGDHPDNDLRFIFLCRGALTLCQQLDWIPDVVHCHDWTTGFLPLLLNTTLKNTPLGRTASVFTIHNLEHQGYCDRRALDFAHVPVNEFRADSTESHGKINMMKAGLYHATKITTVSPTYAEEIKQPAGGFGLDPVLRFRAADLMGIVNGIDTTSWNPAADPNIPSSYTAQNFGGKTVCKAALQKQLGLDIDPHIALYGVVSRFATQKGLDLLAEALPHIVGRMHVQFAILGSGDQGLEAVYRDCAAKFPGRVGLHVGFNAKLARLIQAGSDFFVMPSRAEPCGLTQLYAMRYGTPPIVRATGGLVDTVDQFDETTGAGTGFKFEDASAPALYNTIGWANATYYDRPDQYRQLRRQGMARDFSWGASARRYVDTYRWAIKSRRGE, encoded by the coding sequence ATGCCCGCCGACGCGCCTCTCAAAATCCTGTTCGTCTCTCCCGAAGTGGAGCCCTTCGTCAAAGTTGGCGGGCTCGCCGACATGGTGGGGTCCCTACCCAAGGATCTCGCGGCCATGGGCCACGATGTGCGCGTCGTCTGCCCGGCCTACGGCAGCCTGAAGCTCTCCGACGACTGGTCCGCCCGCAACGAACCGCTCGGCGTCGATGTCGGGGCCGCCGCCCACTGGGGCCGCACCTGGGTCTCGCATCTGCCGGGGTCGACCGTGCCCATCTATTGCCTCGAGCACGAACACCTCTTCGGCCGTCCCGAGGTTTACGCCGGCCCGTGGGGCGACCACCCCGACAACGACCTGCGCTTCATCTTCCTCTGCCGCGGCGCCCTCACGCTCTGCCAACAGCTCGATTGGATTCCCGACGTCGTGCACTGCCACGACTGGACCACCGGTTTCCTGCCGCTCCTGCTCAACACCACGCTCAAGAACACGCCGCTCGGCCGCACCGCTTCGGTGTTCACCATCCACAACCTCGAGCACCAGGGCTACTGCGACCGTCGCGCCCTCGACTTTGCCCACGTGCCCGTGAACGAGTTCCGCGCCGACAGCACCGAGTCGCACGGCAAGATCAACATGATGAAGGCGGGGCTCTACCACGCCACCAAGATCACCACCGTCAGCCCCACCTACGCCGAGGAAATCAAACAACCCGCCGGCGGTTTCGGCCTCGATCCCGTGCTGCGTTTCCGCGCCGCCGACCTCATGGGCATCGTCAACGGCATCGACACCACCTCGTGGAACCCGGCCGCCGACCCCAACATCCCCAGTTCCTACACCGCCCAGAACTTCGGCGGCAAAACCGTCTGCAAAGCCGCCCTGCAGAAACAGCTCGGCCTCGACATCGATCCGCACATCGCGCTCTACGGCGTCGTCTCGCGCTTCGCCACGCAGAAGGGTCTCGACCTGCTCGCCGAAGCCCTGCCCCACATCGTCGGCCGCATGCACGTGCAGTTCGCCATCCTCGGCAGCGGCGACCAAGGGCTCGAAGCGGTTTACCGCGATTGCGCCGCCAAGTTCCCCGGCCGCGTCGGCCTGCACGTGGGCTTCAACGCCAAGCTCGCACGCCTCATCCAGGCCGGCTCCGACTTCTTCGTCATGCCCAGCCGCGCCGAACCCTGCGGGCTCACCCAACTCTACGCCATGCGTTACGGCACCCCGCCGATCGTGCGCGCCACCGGCGGACTCGTGGACACCGTCGATCAATTCGACGAGACGACCGGCGCCGGCACCGGCTTCAAGTTTGAGGACGCCTCCGCCCCGGCGCTCTACAACACCATCGGCTGGGCCAACGCGACCTACTACGATCGCCCCGACCAATACCGCCAGCTGCGCCGCCAAGGCATGGCCCGCGACTTCAGCTGGGGCGCCAGCGCCCGCCGCTACGTCGACACCTACCGCTGGGCCATCAAATCCCGCCGCGGCGAATAA
- a CDS encoding SLC5 family protein, which produces MQLQIFDLLIVIAYLAGVLVFGIWIGRRQQQSREGFFLGGRQFGWWLIGTSLFAANISSVQFVGQSGLTYQIGIAAANPQLIGGFMLGISAIFFIPVYLRTGIFTIPGFLEQRFDRRCKLIYCLTMVAMGLVTIPVMLYAGCLVVVQIFGVDETYLLPCAIVLGLTVGVYAIVGGLSSVVYTEMIHSLVLILGAALVLVLGLNRVGGLDVLMNSIPTEHFSLIQPMDHAQMPFTGVLTGLAFSSIFWASSNQELLQRTLGARDVRNAQLGMLLGAFLKILAIFILVFPGLIALHLVPGINPDRAYPALVQTLLPVGLSGVVMAGFLAALMSSLDSGLISLSSVFTIEIYPLLDRKVSERKALLVGRIAAGVVLVWGVIAAPWIEHLGLIYPLILKTGAYLFSSVGVCYLVGRFSRRVNATGALVTLTVGLLAGVLLVPLTSVPELQALAPAWLLETNFLHVGAGLVLVYAVCLYGFSALRPAPAASQLAFMTPETAGAGAGGPGGATESVGLLRSFRFWFVIYILCFLGVYLLF; this is translated from the coding sequence ATGCAGCTGCAGATTTTCGACCTTCTTATTGTCATCGCCTACCTTGCCGGGGTGCTCGTCTTCGGGATCTGGATCGGGCGACGGCAGCAGCAGAGTCGGGAAGGATTTTTTTTGGGCGGGCGCCAGTTTGGCTGGTGGTTGATCGGGACTTCGCTGTTCGCGGCCAACATTTCCAGCGTGCAGTTTGTGGGGCAGTCGGGACTGACCTATCAAATCGGCATCGCGGCGGCGAATCCGCAGCTCATCGGCGGATTCATGCTGGGGATCTCGGCCATCTTTTTCATCCCGGTGTATCTGCGGACGGGGATCTTCACGATCCCGGGTTTCCTGGAGCAACGGTTCGATCGGCGCTGCAAGTTGATCTATTGCCTCACGATGGTGGCGATGGGTTTGGTGACGATTCCGGTGATGCTTTACGCCGGGTGTCTGGTGGTGGTGCAGATCTTCGGGGTCGATGAAACCTATTTGCTGCCGTGTGCGATCGTGCTGGGGCTGACGGTGGGCGTGTATGCCATCGTGGGTGGGCTGTCGTCGGTGGTTTACACCGAGATGATTCACTCGCTGGTGCTGATTCTCGGGGCGGCGCTGGTGCTGGTGCTGGGCCTGAACCGGGTGGGCGGGCTGGACGTATTGATGAACTCGATACCGACCGAACACTTCAGTCTCATCCAACCGATGGACCACGCGCAGATGCCGTTCACGGGGGTGCTGACGGGGCTGGCGTTTTCGAGCATCTTCTGGGCGAGCAGCAATCAGGAGTTGCTGCAGCGCACGCTGGGAGCGCGGGATGTGCGCAATGCGCAGCTGGGCATGTTGCTGGGGGCGTTTTTGAAAATTCTGGCGATCTTCATCCTGGTGTTTCCCGGGTTGATCGCGCTGCACCTGGTGCCGGGGATCAACCCCGACCGGGCGTATCCCGCGCTGGTGCAGACGCTGTTGCCGGTCGGCCTGTCGGGCGTGGTGATGGCGGGTTTTCTGGCGGCGTTGATGTCGAGTCTCGACTCGGGACTCATCTCGTTGAGCTCGGTGTTCACGATCGAGATCTATCCGCTGCTGGATCGAAAGGTGAGCGAGCGGAAGGCGCTGCTGGTCGGGCGGATCGCGGCGGGTGTGGTGCTGGTGTGGGGCGTGATCGCGGCGCCGTGGATCGAGCATCTGGGGCTCATTTATCCGCTCATCCTGAAGACGGGGGCGTATCTTTTCAGCAGTGTGGGGGTGTGTTATTTGGTGGGGCGTTTTTCGCGGCGGGTGAACGCTACCGGCGCGTTGGTGACCCTGACGGTGGGGCTGTTGGCCGGAGTGTTGTTGGTGCCGCTGACCTCGGTGCCGGAGTTGCAGGCGCTGGCACCGGCGTGGTTGTTGGAGACGAACTTCCTGCACGTAGGCGCGGGTTTGGTGCTGGTGTATGCGGTTTGTCTATACGGGTTCAGCGCGCTGCGGCCGGCGCCGGCGGCAAGTCAGTTGGCCTTCATGACGCCGGAGACGGCGGGCGCAGGCGCGGGCGGGCCGGGCGGCGCGACGGAGTCGGTGGGCCTGCTGCGCAGCTTCCGCTTCTGGTTCGTGATCTACATCCTGTGTTTCCTCGGTGTTTACCTCCTCTTCTGA
- a CDS encoding TerC family protein, with translation MEWIADPQIWISLLTLTALEVVLGIDNIIFISILAGKLPAEQQDKARKTGLLLALVTRILLLLSISWLMGLTKPWFELPLLHHPVSGKDLILLVGGLFLIGKSVFEIHEKLEGEDGHATASLGRATFQGVVVQILLLDVVFSLDSVITAVGMADHLWVMIVAVIIAVGIMLLAAKSISDFVNRHPTLKMLALSFLILIGVMLVGESLGHHIPKGYIYFAMAFSFGVEMLNLRMRAKKNAAQPVELNQPYR, from the coding sequence ATGGAGTGGATTGCTGACCCGCAGATCTGGATCTCGTTGCTGACCTTGACCGCGCTGGAGGTGGTGCTGGGGATCGACAACATTATCTTCATTTCGATCCTGGCGGGGAAGTTGCCGGCGGAGCAGCAGGACAAGGCGCGCAAGACGGGGCTGTTGCTCGCGCTGGTGACGCGCATTCTGCTGCTGTTGAGCATTTCGTGGCTGATGGGGCTCACGAAGCCGTGGTTTGAGTTGCCGCTGCTGCACCATCCGGTGTCGGGCAAGGACCTGATCCTACTGGTCGGTGGTCTATTCCTGATCGGGAAGAGCGTGTTTGAGATCCATGAAAAATTGGAGGGCGAGGATGGCCATGCGACGGCGTCGTTGGGGCGGGCGACCTTTCAGGGTGTGGTGGTGCAGATCCTGTTGCTCGATGTGGTGTTCTCGCTTGATTCGGTGATCACGGCGGTGGGCATGGCCGATCACCTGTGGGTCATGATCGTGGCGGTGATCATCGCGGTGGGCATCATGTTGCTGGCGGCGAAATCGATCAGCGATTTTGTGAACCGGCATCCGACGCTGAAGATGTTGGCGCTGAGTTTCCTGATTCTGATCGGCGTGATGCTGGTGGGCGAGTCGCTCGGTCATCACATCCCGAAGGGCTACATCTACTTCGCCATGGCGTTCTCGTTTGGCGTCGAGATGCTCAACCTGCGCATGCGAGCCAAGAAGAACGCGGCACAGCCCGTGGAGCTGAATCAGCCGTATCGGTGA
- a CDS encoding HAD family hydrolase — MIKTIGFDADDTLWHNETLFVATHGKLCELLSRYHDAAKVDDTLNTTERRNLARYGYGIKSFTLSAIETAIDLSDGQISAQEIREIIALAHDMLDHPVEMLDGVPETVAQIAATGRYHMLIITKGDLRDQSRKFNLSQLDPHFADLEVVTEKDPATYDRILRRHGIARDEFLMVGNSVKSDILPVLDLGAHAAHVPYPHTWVLDRADREPSGPRFHQLETITDLPALLDQLKQA; from the coding sequence ATGATCAAAACCATCGGTTTCGACGCCGACGACACCCTTTGGCACAATGAGACGCTGTTCGTCGCCACTCACGGCAAACTCTGCGAACTGCTCTCCCGCTATCACGACGCCGCCAAGGTCGACGACACGCTCAACACCACCGAGCGCCGCAACCTCGCCCGCTACGGCTACGGCATCAAGAGCTTCACCCTCTCGGCCATCGAAACCGCCATCGACCTGAGCGACGGCCAGATCTCCGCCCAGGAGATCCGCGAGATCATCGCCCTCGCCCACGACATGCTCGACCACCCGGTCGAGATGCTCGACGGCGTGCCCGAGACCGTGGCCCAGATCGCCGCCACCGGTCGCTACCACATGCTCATCATCACCAAGGGCGACCTGCGCGACCAGTCCCGCAAGTTCAACCTTTCCCAGCTGGATCCGCACTTCGCCGACCTCGAAGTGGTCACCGAAAAGGACCCCGCCACCTACGACCGCATCCTGCGCCGCCACGGCATCGCGAGGGACGAATTCCTCATGGTCGGCAACTCGGTCAAAAGTGATATCCTCCCCGTCCTCGACCTCGGCGCCCACGCCGCTCACGTGCCTTACCCGCACACCTGGGTGCTCGACCGCGCCGACCGCGAACCGAGCGGTCCCCGTTTCCACCAGCTCGAAACCATCACCGACCTCCCCGCCCTCCTCGACCAGTTGAAACAAGCCTAA
- a CDS encoding CPBP family intramembrane glutamic endopeptidase, with amino-acid sequence MALPPPHNSSADLLRRLTLPLLGFVIGLSAVYSVLLTFKRLLFPLLQQLPGWPESLSPVVGPLGSLAAAVAAYGLFVRWWERRTATELGVHPAPIAVGAVAGSGLIALTIASLFALGVYQLDSWRGFSAVAPVAATILSAAVIEELVFRCLLFRAFERSLGTWTAMAVTSGAFGVLHLLNDGTTPFTVVSVTLLGAFWCGVYALARNLWVAGLNHAFWNLTIFLSGVPLSGQEEWRHSAPLISHAAGPFWLTGGAFGPEDSILNIVITGAATILLWRWIATHQLTRPAAKPGCPSAA; translated from the coding sequence ATGGCGCTCCCTCCCCCGCACAACTCCTCGGCCGACCTGCTTCGTCGCCTCACCCTTCCTCTCCTCGGCTTCGTCATCGGCCTGTCGGCGGTCTACTCCGTCCTCCTCACCTTCAAACGCTTGCTGTTCCCCCTCCTGCAGCAGCTCCCGGGATGGCCTGAATCTTTGTCCCCCGTGGTGGGACCACTCGGCTCCTTGGCCGCGGCCGTCGCGGCCTACGGACTCTTCGTTCGCTGGTGGGAGCGACGGACTGCAACGGAACTCGGTGTCCATCCAGCCCCCATCGCGGTCGGCGCGGTCGCCGGTTCAGGCCTGATTGCCCTCACGATCGCCAGCCTGTTCGCCCTCGGCGTCTACCAACTTGATTCGTGGCGCGGCTTCAGCGCGGTCGCGCCGGTGGCCGCCACCATTCTTTCCGCGGCGGTGATCGAGGAACTGGTGTTTCGCTGCCTGCTCTTCCGCGCGTTCGAGCGATCACTCGGAACTTGGACCGCGATGGCGGTGACCTCGGGAGCCTTCGGCGTCCTGCACCTTCTCAACGACGGCACCACGCCCTTCACGGTCGTTTCGGTCACCCTGCTTGGCGCATTTTGGTGCGGCGTGTATGCCCTTGCACGAAACCTCTGGGTCGCCGGGCTGAATCACGCCTTTTGGAATCTTACCATCTTCCTGTCCGGTGTGCCTCTCTCCGGTCAGGAGGAATGGCGCCACAGCGCGCCGCTGATCAGCCATGCGGCCGGTCCATTTTGGCTGACCGGCGGTGCCTTCGGGCCCGAGGATTCGATCCTCAACATCGTGATCACCGGTGCCGCGACCATCCTCCTTTGGCGCTGGATTGCCACTCATCAACTCACCCGACCCGCGGCAAAACCCGGTTGCCCCTCAGCCGCGTAG
- a CDS encoding LacI family DNA-binding transcriptional regulator, protein MNRVTQRDLAEAAGCSQMTVSRVLRGDSRVKGEIRAKVERLAEEMGYVPDPMLKALVTYKRGSQARHLNANLALLEVGPSGAKPTTTDRVFPLIQAGVKRRAAEMGFGLESFDAQPADLSPQRFQRVLVSRGVRGVVWTATRSSLHLEAPPIDIAGLCAVTVAFDFTQRPLNAINIDYHQAVRLAVEHALARGYRRIGLAVGKGHDIRERHAHTEAWWRLHRVHPAATEPEPLLFEESTMLPDASWAAWFERYRPDVVITGLEGAVRLQAYAEHAGLSIPGDVGLVSLDVIDGLNEHVAGIRCRREHLGAIAVETLYSMIATGEFGIPSHARRIVVQPEWNEGTTLPWRRGSGTS, encoded by the coding sequence ATGAATCGAGTCACGCAACGGGATCTCGCGGAGGCTGCGGGTTGCAGCCAGATGACAGTCTCGCGCGTGCTGCGGGGGGACTCGCGGGTGAAGGGCGAGATCCGGGCGAAGGTGGAGCGGTTGGCCGAGGAGATGGGTTATGTGCCGGATCCGATGCTGAAGGCGCTGGTGACGTATAAGCGGGGCAGCCAGGCGCGGCATTTGAATGCCAATCTGGCCTTGTTGGAAGTCGGTCCGAGCGGGGCGAAGCCGACGACGACCGACCGGGTGTTCCCCTTGATTCAAGCCGGGGTGAAGCGGCGGGCGGCGGAGATGGGGTTTGGCCTGGAGAGTTTTGATGCCCAGCCGGCGGATCTGAGTCCGCAGCGGTTTCAACGGGTGTTGGTCTCCCGCGGGGTGCGTGGGGTGGTGTGGACCGCGACGCGCTCTAGTTTGCATCTGGAAGCGCCGCCGATCGACATCGCCGGGCTGTGTGCGGTGACGGTCGCGTTTGATTTCACGCAGCGGCCGTTGAATGCGATCAACATCGATTACCATCAGGCGGTGCGGTTGGCGGTGGAGCACGCGTTGGCGCGGGGCTATCGGCGGATCGGGCTCGCGGTGGGCAAGGGGCACGACATTCGCGAGCGGCACGCGCACACGGAGGCGTGGTGGCGCTTGCATCGCGTGCATCCGGCGGCCACGGAGCCGGAGCCGCTCCTGTTTGAGGAGTCGACGATGCTGCCGGACGCGAGTTGGGCGGCGTGGTTTGAGCGTTATCGGCCGGATGTGGTGATCACGGGGTTGGAGGGGGCGGTGCGATTGCAGGCCTACGCGGAACACGCGGGGCTGAGCATACCGGGTGATGTGGGGCTGGTGTCGCTGGATGTGATCGATGGGCTCAATGAACACGTGGCGGGCATCCGTTGTCGGCGGGAGCACCTGGGAGCGATCGCGGTGGAGACGTTGTATTCGATGATCGCGACGGGGGAGTTTGGGATCCCGTCGCATGCCCGTCGGATCGTGGTGCAGCCGGAGTGGAACGAAGGCACGACGCTGCCGTGGAGGCGGGGTAGCGGGACGAGTTGA
- a CDS encoding aminoacetone oxidase family FAD-binding enzyme has product MNETFKIAVIGGGAAGFFAAVRAAEVNPAARVVIFEATAHVLAKVRISGGGRCNTTHACFEARELVKRYPRGSRELIGPFNRFGPRDTVAWFAARGVELKTEADGRMFPVTDDSSTIVDCLRRAASSAAVEVRVRTPVEAVEVEGGEAGGMSGVKPDPQGASGGFRLVLRDGVERFDRVILAAGGGKAGGGHALAEGLGHTIETLAPSLFTFQIEDAVLRGLEGLAVPEAEVSVPGTKLKERGPVLVTHWGLSGPGILRLSAWGARELAACDYQFTVRVAWTGEANEEKVRAAIAAGRESLARKQLTTANPLGLPGRLWDRLVEAAGVPATTVWNALPKKGLSALVRAVAASEFAVTGKSMNKEEFVTCGGVRLKEVNFKTMESRRCPGLYFAGEVLDIDGITGGFNFQNAWTTGWIAGSAAAEVIPAE; this is encoded by the coding sequence ATGAACGAGACTTTCAAAATTGCAGTGATTGGCGGGGGCGCGGCGGGATTTTTTGCGGCGGTGCGGGCGGCTGAGGTCAATCCGGCGGCGCGGGTGGTGATCTTTGAGGCCACGGCGCATGTGCTGGCCAAGGTGCGCATCTCGGGGGGCGGGCGCTGTAATACGACCCACGCCTGCTTCGAAGCGCGCGAGCTGGTGAAGCGGTATCCGCGTGGGTCGCGGGAACTGATCGGGCCGTTCAACCGGTTTGGTCCGCGGGACACGGTGGCGTGGTTCGCGGCGCGCGGCGTGGAGCTGAAAACCGAGGCCGACGGGCGGATGTTTCCGGTGACGGACGACTCGAGCACGATCGTGGATTGTCTGCGGCGGGCAGCGAGCAGCGCCGCGGTGGAGGTGCGGGTGCGCACGCCGGTGGAGGCGGTGGAGGTGGAGGGCGGAGAGGCAGGGGGGATGTCGGGCGTAAAGCCCGACCCACAGGGCGCCTCGGGTGGGTTTCGCTTGGTGTTGCGGGATGGGGTGGAGCGGTTTGATCGGGTGATTCTGGCGGCGGGTGGGGGCAAGGCGGGCGGCGGGCATGCGTTGGCCGAAGGGTTGGGGCATACGATCGAGACGCTGGCGCCGTCGTTGTTTACCTTTCAGATCGAAGACGCGGTGCTGCGTGGGTTGGAGGGGCTGGCGGTGCCGGAGGCGGAGGTGAGTGTGCCGGGCACGAAGCTGAAGGAGCGGGGACCGGTGTTGGTCACGCATTGGGGGCTGAGTGGTCCGGGCATCCTGCGGCTGTCGGCGTGGGGTGCGCGGGAGCTGGCGGCCTGCGACTATCAGTTCACCGTGCGGGTGGCGTGGACGGGCGAGGCCAACGAAGAAAAGGTGCGCGCGGCGATTGCGGCCGGACGGGAATCGCTGGCGCGTAAGCAGCTCACGACGGCGAATCCGCTGGGCTTGCCGGGGCGTCTGTGGGACCGGCTGGTCGAGGCGGCGGGGGTGCCGGCCACGACGGTGTGGAATGCCTTGCCGAAGAAAGGGCTGAGCGCGCTGGTGCGGGCCGTGGCGGCGAGCGAGTTTGCCGTGACCGGCAAGAGCATGAACAAGGAGGAGTTTGTGACCTGCGGCGGCGTGCGGCTGAAAGAGGTCAACTTCAAGACGATGGAGAGCCGGCGGTGCCCGGGGCTGTATTTTGCGGGCGAGGTGCTCGACATAGATGGCATCACCGGTGGCTTCAACTTCCAGAACGCCTGGACCACCGGGTGGATCGCGGGAAGCGCGGCGGCGGAGGTGATCCCGGCGGAGTAA